The Streptomyces sp. NBC_01317 genomic interval CCGAGCCCTGCTCCGACCCGGCGGAGCTGCCCCTCGGGCCCTCCGAGCCCGACGGGCTGCCCGACAACATCAGGGTGGTGCCGGAGTTCCGGCTCGCCGACCACGTGGGCCGCAAGCGGACCCGCCACCTCGACCGCACCACCGGTCTCGGACTCGCCGCCTGCGCGCTGCTGCGCACGGCGGCGGGTCCGCCCGTGGGCGACGACACCGACCCGGCGTGGAACACCACCGGTGTGGTGCTCGGTTCCACGTCGGGCAGTGTCCGCAGCAGCAGTGAGTTCGCCCGGGACACCCACGTACACGACCGGCCCTTCCTGGTCGACGCGGCGGCCTTCCCCAACACGGTGATGAACTCCTGCACCGGCCAGATCGCCATCTGGAACGGGCTGCACGGCATCAACGCCACCCTCTCCGGCGGGACGACCGCGGCCCTGGCGGCCTTCCGGTACGCCCGCAACGCCCTGGACCGCGGCCACGCCGAGCGGCTGCTCGTCGGCGGCGTCGAGGAGCTGTGCCCGCAGACCGCGTGGGGCTGGGCCGCGTCCGGCGCGCTCGCCCAGGGCTTCCCCGTCGGCGAGGGCTGCGCCCTGTTCGCCGTCCAGGACGCCGAGGCGGCCCGCCGGGAGGGCGCCCCCGTCCTCGCCGAACTGCTGGCGAGCGAGACGGCGTTCTCCCCGGAGGGCGTACGTCCCGGAGTGACGTCCGTGCTCGCCGGGTGCGTCACCCGCGCCCTGGAGCGCGCCGGCGTCGACCCCGCCGAGGTCGGCACCGTCTCGCTCGGCGCCACCGGCCTCGTCGGGTTCGAGGAGGCGGAGCGGCGCGCGGTCCGCCGCGCCCTCGGCGGCCGTACGGTCACCGAACTGCGCGTCAAGGAGGTCACGGGAGAGGCGTACAGCGCGGACGGCGCGTTCCAGCTCGCCGCCGTCCTCGCCCGTACCGCCCCCGGACAGCTCTCCCTCGTCACCGGGATCGGCCAGGACGGCCACGTGGCCTGCCTCGTCGTACGGACCGGGGAGGGAACATGACGACGGACGCCGCGGCACACTCCTCGGGCCCCTCCGGGGTCCTGGTGGTCGGCGCGGGCCCGGTCGGGCTCACGGCGGCCACGGCCCTGCTCCAGCAGGGGGTACGGGTCCGGCTGATCGACCGGGCCGACCGCCCCAACCCCCACGCCAAGGCCATCACGCTGTGGCCGCGCGCCCTGGAGGCGCTGCACCGGCTGGGCGCGGGCGGCGGGATACTCGCGCGCGGGCTGCCGCTGCACGCGCAGAACTACCACTCGGCGGGCCGCCGGGTCGCCCGGCTGACCTTCCGCAAGGTGCCCGAGACGCGGTTCCCGTTCGCCGTGTCCCTGCCGCAGCAGGAGACGGAACTCGCCCTGCGGGAGCGGTTCGAGGAGCTGGGCGGGAAGACCGAGTTCGGCGTCGAACTGACCTCGGTCACCCAGTCCCCCGACGACCCCGACGGCGTCACCGTCGAACTGACGGACGGCGAGGGCTCCACCGAACGCGCCCGCGTGGACTGGCTGATCGGGGCGGACGGCGCGCACAGCACGGTCCGCGCGGCCGTCGGCACGGGCTTCGAGGGGGAGACGTACCCCCAGCAGTTCCTGCTGTCGGACGGAGTGTGCGACACCCCGCTGGCCCAGGACGAGGCGCACTATTTCATGACGGCCAAGGGTGTGCTCGTCGTGGTCGGGCTGCCGGGCGGCAACTTCCGCGTCTTCACCAGCCTCGCCCCGAACGCGGAGATCGCGGACGACATACGGGCGGAGGTCCAGCGGGCCGCCTCGGAGCGCTGCCCCGTCCCGATCCGCCTCACCGGCGAGCACCGCACCGGGGTGTTCCGGGTCCACCGCAAGATCGCGGACCGGTTCAGGAAGGGCCGGGTGCTGCTCGTCGGCGACGCCGCCCACATCCACAGCCCGGCGGGCGGCCAGGGCCTCAACACCGGCATAGAGGACGCCGCGAGCCTGGCCGGGCCGCTGGGCGGGGTGGTACGGGGCGAACGCTCCGCCGACGTCCTCGACCGCTGGGAGCGCGAGCGCCGCGCGGTCGCGCTGGAGGTGCTGAGCGACACCGACCTCCAGACGCGGCTGTGGACGATGCGCGGCTGGCGCAGGAACGTCCGGGACCGGGCGCTGGGCATCGGCGAACGCACGGGTCTGCTCGACCGGTTCATCACCCCGCGCCAGACCCAGCTCTCGCTGGTGCACGCCGCGCCGGGCCGCCCCAGGGGACGGCTGCGGGAGGGCGCCCGGCTGCCGGACGTCCCACTGGCCCCGGACGGTACGGGAGCGCTCGCCCCGGACCGTACGGGAGCGCTCGCCCCGGACCGTACGACCGCGCCGGGCACCGCCGTACCGCGTCTGCACGACCTGCTCGACGACGGCCGGCCCGTGCTGCTGGTCCTGGCCGCCGACGGCCGGGACGCGGCACGCACCGCGCGGGCCCGGGTCCTCGCGGAGGGGCTGACGGGCCCCGGCCACCGCACGGTCCTGGTCTCGGCGGCCAGGACGGGCGTGTCCGGCGCGGAAGGCACCACCGGCCCGGTGCGCGTCCTCGCGGACCCCGGGGGCCGCGTGCACGCCGCCCTCTCCGTACGTACCCCCACCGTCGTCCTGGTCCGCCCGGACGCGGTGGTCTCCGCGGTCCGCCCGCCGGGCGGACCCGAGCTGTTCCAGGAACTCCGCCTCGTACCTCCACGGGCGGAACCCGTTCAAGAAGGAGTCTGAATCCTGATGTCCACCCCCGACGCCCGGCTCGAAGCCGGGCCCCGCCCAGGGCTCACCCTGCTCGTCGTGTGTCTCGGCGTACTGATCGTGCCGCTCGGCGTCAGCGGCACACCGGTCGCCCTTCCCGACATCGGGCGCGAACTCGGCGGGAGTCTCGCCTCGCTCCAGTGGGTGGTCAACGCGTACAACGTGATGGCGGCCAGCCTGATGATGGTGGCCGGCTCACTCGCCGACCTGATCGGCCGTAAGAAGATGTTCGCCTTCGGCACCGGCCTGTACGCGGTCTCGCTCGTGGCGACCGTCCTCGCGCCCAGTGTCATCGTGATCGACATCGCCCGCGGGGTCGCCGGTGTCGCCGCCGCCGCGCTGATGACCTCGGCCACCGCGATCGTGGCGTCCAGCTTCGACGGGGCCGCGCGGGCCAAGGCGTTCGCCGTGGCCGGTGTCACCCTCGGCTCCGGCCTCGCGCTCGGACCGACCACCAGCGGGCTGCTCGTCGGCGCGCTGGGCTGGGAGTCGGTGTTCTACGCGCACCTGGCCCTCGTCGTCCTGTCCATGCTGGGGCTGCCGTTCCTCCAGGAATCGCGCAACCCGCAGGCGGGCGGCGTGGACTGGCCGGGCACGATCACGTTCAGCCTCGCGCTCGTGCTGTTCACGCTGGCCATCATCCAGGGCCCGCAGAGCGGTTGGGCCGGCCCGACCGTGCTGATCCTGCTGGCCGGGTCGATCCTGCTGGTCGTCGCGTTCGCCCTGGTGGAACGGAGGCAGGAGAGCCCCATGTTCGACCTGTCGCTGTTCCGCGAGAGCCGCTTCCTCTCGGTGAACCTGCTCAACGTCGCCTTCTCGTTCGGCTTCATCGGACTGCTGCTGGTCCTGCCCGCGTACCTGATCGGCGCGAACGGCGAGAGCAGCCAGGGCGCCGGAC includes:
- a CDS encoding beta-ketoacyl synthase N-terminal-like domain-containing protein, producing the protein MTSSTATAPSATPTPATAPSAGTLPRVRPLAITALGVISPAGVGLDALADALRGATEPCSDPAELPLGPSEPDGLPDNIRVVPEFRLADHVGRKRTRHLDRTTGLGLAACALLRTAAGPPVGDDTDPAWNTTGVVLGSTSGSVRSSSEFARDTHVHDRPFLVDAAAFPNTVMNSCTGQIAIWNGLHGINATLSGGTTAALAAFRYARNALDRGHAERLLVGGVEELCPQTAWGWAASGALAQGFPVGEGCALFAVQDAEAARREGAPVLAELLASETAFSPEGVRPGVTSVLAGCVTRALERAGVDPAEVGTVSLGATGLVGFEEAERRAVRRALGGRTVTELRVKEVTGEAYSADGAFQLAAVLARTAPGQLSLVTGIGQDGHVACLVVRTGEGT
- a CDS encoding FAD-dependent monooxygenase; translation: MTTDAAAHSSGPSGVLVVGAGPVGLTAATALLQQGVRVRLIDRADRPNPHAKAITLWPRALEALHRLGAGGGILARGLPLHAQNYHSAGRRVARLTFRKVPETRFPFAVSLPQQETELALRERFEELGGKTEFGVELTSVTQSPDDPDGVTVELTDGEGSTERARVDWLIGADGAHSTVRAAVGTGFEGETYPQQFLLSDGVCDTPLAQDEAHYFMTAKGVLVVVGLPGGNFRVFTSLAPNAEIADDIRAEVQRAASERCPVPIRLTGEHRTGVFRVHRKIADRFRKGRVLLVGDAAHIHSPAGGQGLNTGIEDAASLAGPLGGVVRGERSADVLDRWERERRAVALEVLSDTDLQTRLWTMRGWRRNVRDRALGIGERTGLLDRFITPRQTQLSLVHAAPGRPRGRLREGARLPDVPLAPDGTGALAPDRTGALAPDRTTAPGTAVPRLHDLLDDGRPVLLVLAADGRDAARTARARVLAEGLTGPGHRTVLVSAARTGVSGAEGTTGPVRVLADPGGRVHAALSVRTPTVVLVRPDAVVSAVRPPGGPELFQELRLVPPRAEPVQEGV
- a CDS encoding MFS transporter; this encodes MSTPDARLEAGPRPGLTLLVVCLGVLIVPLGVSGTPVALPDIGRELGGSLASLQWVVNAYNVMAASLMMVAGSLADLIGRKKMFAFGTGLYAVSLVATVLAPSVIVIDIARGVAGVAAAALMTSATAIVASSFDGAARAKAFAVAGVTLGSGLALGPTTSGLLVGALGWESVFYAHLALVVLSMLGLPFLQESRNPQAGGVDWPGTITFSLALVLFTLAIIQGPQSGWAGPTVLILLAGSILLVVAFALVERRQESPMFDLSLFRESRFLSVNLLNVAFSFGFIGLLLVLPAYLIGANGESSQGAGLIMLLLTGPVLFLPLIGGRLVASGVHMRVVLGLGLLLIAAGCAWLTVVHPGIGVLGLAGPLLVAGMGVGLIMGVLDGAAVSTVPPERAGMAAGMFNTIRLASEAIAAVVMVAAVASMIRSRISDGLSEYVAKGGESASTTADRVASGDVAGVVKDAPAALRDGFGDFLSQGHTDALRVVLWASAALCAVTAVVVYRMLADRPAAAGEPGKQAPSRPVDADGAALERTLVDD